A single Oncorhynchus keta strain PuntledgeMale-10-30-2019 unplaced genomic scaffold, Oket_V2 Un_contig_2830_pilon_pilon, whole genome shotgun sequence DNA region contains:
- the LOC127923093 gene encoding uncharacterized protein LOC127923093, with protein sequence MQSYQDFIMELQDVMQSYQDFIMELQDVMCSHPPTQSAATSPPTQSAAPPTPISSHTLPDPIRSHIPPTQSAATSPPTQSAATSPPTQSAATSLTQISSHIPPTQSASTSSPEPNPQPHPRPNPQPHHPPDPIRSHIIPPPTQSAATSPRPNPQPHHPRPNPQPHHPDPIRSHITPRLNLQPHHPDPIRNTPTQSAATSPDSIRSHITPRPIRSHITPRPNPHPHHPPTQSASN encoded by the exons ATGCAGAGTTACCAGGACTTTATCATGGAGTTACAGGATGTGATGCAGAGTTACCAGGACTTTATCATGGAGTTACAGGATGTGATGTG CAGCCACCCCCCGACCCAATCAGCAGCCACATCCCCCCCGACCCAATCAGCAGCCCCCCCGACTCCAATCAGCAGCCACACTCTCCCGGACCCAATCCGCAGCCACATCCCCCCGACCCAATCAGCAGCCACATCTCCCCCGACCCAATCCGCAGCCACATCACCCCCGACCCAATCCGCAGCCACTTCTCTGACCCAAATCAGCAGCCACATCCCCCCGACCCAATCCGCATCCACATCCTCTCCCGAACCCAATCCGCAGCCACATCCCCGACCCAATCCGCAGCCACATCACCCCCCCGACCCAATCCGCAGCCACATCATCCCCCCCCCGACCCAATCCGCAGCCACATCACCCCGACCCAATCCGCAGCCACATCACCCCCGACCCAATCCGCAGCCACATCACCCCGACCCAATCCGCAGCCACATCACCCCCCGACTCAATCTGCAGCCACATCACCCCGACCCAATCCGCAACACCCCGACCCAATCAGCAGCCACATCCCCCGACTCAATCCGCAGCCACATCACCCCCCGGCCAATCCGCAGCCACATCACCCCCCGACCCAATCCGCATCCACATCACCCCCCGACCCAATCCGCATCAAACTAA